The window TCTCCAAGATGCAAGCTGCCTTTGGGGGGACCTTCAAGTGAGGCTTCTGCTCGACTCCAGAGCCCCATTCCTTCTCTCACTGTCCACACGGACTTTCATTCCCCATCCTGAGTGGGAGGTGGGGACTCCTGGATTGGGGAGAGCCATCCCTCACCCCACAGGATAGTTAGTTGTCCCAGGTGCTGGATTTGAAGGATCTTTATTCAGCTTACAGCCAATTGTGGTTCAGGGACAGAGTGGATGGAGAAAAGGGTGGTTGGTGCTAGACTATAATAAACAGTCGCtgagtgtttactatgttcctGGCCCCATCTTAGATAATGAAAGAGAATGGATGAGACATGTTCTCTGTTCCCATGGAGTTTACTGTCTAATGGGGTTGGGGCAGGGACGAGACACGTACACAGTTATTCCAGGTAGAATACGTTGAGGATGTGAGGTATCACAGGGgtacagaaaagggagagattatGTCTACCTGGTGGGTAGGGaccaaggaaggcttcatggaccAGTTGACATTGGAATTGGACCTTGAAGGTAGGACTGACAGGtggaagagatgggagataggGAACAGTGTAGCAGAGGGGTAGGGTTGGGCCTGTTTGGGGAGAGACAAGGATGGGGAGGTAGAGATCTGGGCCAGGTTGGGGAGGGCCTTGAGTGCCAGGctgcccttcttttctctcttcacatttatttttcacTGTTCCCAGATTCCACTGGTATACAGATGTTGAGGGtgagagggaaagggtgaaatgTGTCTTGAACCCTACCTTCTCCCTGATGCCCATCAGGTTTGGCCCTGCCTGAGGATCTGGTTTGGTACCAAACTCTATCCCTTCCCATACTCCCCTAGCCAATTCCCTCCATGCCTGAAAGGGATAAGGGCATGGTGGGATGTGATTTACAGAGCTGTTCCCCTATACTCTCCCTCTTCCTGCAGGAAGGTCTATGAATTCCTCTCTACTTTCATCATCTCAGGCATGCGTTTCCTTCTCAACCAACAGGTGATGCTGGGGTCAAGGGCAGAGTCTGGGAGGGACCAGTGGGCAGGGAATAACAAGGGCTTGGGAACATGAAGGATCACTGGCATAGGCGGGAATATGGAGACGGGTGAAGATTGGGGAGTGGGGATGATGCCCAGAGAGGAATCTAATGCTAATGCTCATATTTTGATCCTCAGATCTGTCCTGTGCTGCACCATGCAGGGCTGGTCCTGCTCAATTCCCTTCTGGACACAGTCCCTGGTGAGTCTTGGAAATGGGAAAAAGTTGGGATATATCTGATTTTGTCTTCTCCTGTCCCCTCTCCAACCCACTCTGAGCAGGTGTGTTAGGGATGAGAAGCGCAAAGGGTTGGGAGTTTCTGTCCTGAAGTTTAGCAAGCACATAATTATCTCTAAGACTCCCCAAGATGAGGAAGTATGGCAGAGTGGGATGAGCATTTGAGGCAAGTAGGGAATTATGGGTGcagaatattatatatagtgGTGCTCTGTCTCTGCTTAACAGGCTTTCTGTAACAAGTGGGtctgaatatatgtgtgtttgtgtgtacatttatatataaggaaatgacTTCTGTAAAAGTCAAAGATCTGtttgtgagagacagacagagaaggaaaggaaggaatggggagagatagagagtgaacacactagacttggaatcaagagactTGGCTTGactatttgcttatttgttgaccctgggcaaatcatttcttatggagcagctaggtggtgcagtggatagaacactgggctcagaatcaggaagactcaacctagctgcgtgaccctgggcaaatcacttaaccttgtttgcctctgtttcttcatctgtcaaatgagctggagagagaaatggcaaaccactccagtatctttgccaagaaaatcccaaataggatcaGAAGAATAGGACTCAACTGAACAATAAACCTGGTGGTATACCAGGCAataagaatacaaaaacaaaattgcagtcgtctctgccctcaagaaaattatgttttattgGTAGAGACAACAGGTCACCacataagtacatataaaatatgttgttgtttgtcctttgttcttgaagaggaccatgacatcagaatgatgtcatgacttgcagtgatttggatttaagcgaggcagggctgtgcaaggtcaccaacctcgttctctcctctagagccatctggatccagtggcaagatacacatcatatcatatcatatcatatcatatcatatcatatcatatcatatcatatcatatcatatcatatctcaTATATactacctatctatttatttatatatctagaAAATGTATACCAAATAAGCATTAGATAATTTGcaaggttcaagtcctgactacAGCCAGTACTTACTAGATTtattaccttgagcaagtcatttttccttatttaagcctcatttttccttatatataaagtGGAAGTAGTGATACTTACCGTTATCAACAAGATAGTTGTGCTGAGAATGCTGTTGTAAACTCTAGAAATGtataacaattattttttgtttgttgttattcagtcattttcagtcatgtctgactcttcctgactctgtttggggttttcttggaagagatactagagtgttttgccatttccttctccagttaattttacagatgaggaaactgaggcaaacggtgaagtgacttgctcagggtcacacagctaagtgtatgaagctggatttgaactcaggaaaatgcatcttcctgactccaggcccagcgctctgtgcactatggagccatctagctgccctagttacAATTATTATTAGCACCTTATCTCAGTGAGCTGGTGAGGGGGCAGGGCTTCTTTGCTTTCGGTTTCTGTGAAGTGCTCTGCCCTCCATAAACACACATTTTATTGGCATTTTTGGGGAAAAGGGCACAAAATTTCAAGGCACAGGGCCTCACTTCCAGTTTGTCTCTGCCTTGGGTATAGCCATGCCGCCCAAGGGGCAGCAGTGAGATCTCACCCAGCTTATGCTGGGTCCCACCGGGCAAAGGCCCTGGGAATGAGGTCCTggtgcccttccctccctctcctcccccccctcatCCCCAGCTCCCCTCCAGCAGGCCTCCAGTACACCTGTTTTTTTGTCTCCCTGGGGGGATGTGACAAATGACTTTCAGGTGACCCTTTAGAGGTTACAAAGCACTGTACATAATGTCACAGCAACCTTGAGGATAGGTAGTATTATAGCAAGTCACAGTCAGAGCTGACACATAGCCCTCCAGGATCTCAGAATGCTATACATTTTTTCATAGACTTCCATCTGGAAGGGAAACTTGGAGGTTATTTAGTCCGGTCTCCCCACTTGACAGAGGAGGAACCggggccagagaggttaagttgctTGGCTCAGGTTCCAAATTTACTCAGATAGTAAATGTGAACCAGGATTGAAGCAAGGCCCCCagattctaagcccagcactgTGCACATCCCACCACACTGCCTCTACTCCTTACCtcacttgaacctcacaacaaccctgtgaggtaggtcctattattatatagtccccattttataaatagagtaactgaggctcagagaatttcgATGACTTTCCCACACTCACTGAGaagagatttgaacctagctcttcctGACCTGCATCCCTGGTTACCCCCAGTGTGTGGTACTgtccctttttttgttgttgttgggttttttttgggggggggttgtggtttttttggccaggcagtgagggttaagtgacttgtccagggtcacacagctagtgtcaagtgtctgaggtcaaatttgaacttatgtcttcctgagtccagggctggtgctttatccactgcaccacctagctgccccctgtgctgtCCCTTGTTATGTGGGAAGAAGAAGACATGGTACCTATCAACAGAGAGCTTGAGTCAGGATGGTGAGAAGAAATAAGCTGGGATGacagtcagaagacccaggttgaAGGCCTGCTTCTGCTCCTCCCTGATCTGGACAATGTTGGAGGGGTCCTTCAATGCCTCTGTTGCTCAATTTCCTTCCTCTAAAATAAGTAGCACCCTTAAACTTGCAGTGTTTGTGCTGGAAtgtttgtaaattgtaaagtgttATGGAAATAGGAGTTGGTAAATAAGGGAATTGTGGGTCTTCTTTATAGAATAGCAGCTCATGCTGAACAGAACACGTTCCACAGTTACAGTACACTTTACAAAGGATCTTggcatttagagctggaggggactcCCACCTTTTTATCCCAgtaccaccattttacagattaggaaataagcccatgggtagctaggtgatgatagaacttgggagtcagaaagacctgagttcaaatccagcttcacacatttactagctgtgtgaccctgggcaagtcacttaaccctgtttgcctcagtttcttcttctataacatgagcagaagaaaatggcaaactactccagcgtcttccaagaaaattctaaatggggtcacaaagggtcagatgttactgaaaacaactgaacaacgagAAGTTAGTGCAGGTGTCATCCCCTAGTTTTACAAAAATgactacccagggtcacatagccagttagtGGCATCgatgagattagaactcaggtcttaggTAAATGAGGTCACAGTTCTGGCTACTGCATAGCCCTGCCTCCCAGGAAGCATAATTCTATGTAGGCTGCCTCATTACAAGTCATTGAGTTGGTTGGTGGTTGAAGTAAGTGATAGACAAACCTTTCCCTATAGTGCGCAGTGCAGTGGACCAGCACGTCGGCATTGACTACTCCCTCCTGAGTGATCCAGTGACCTCAGCCAGCAATCTGGACATGGACTTCCGGGTGAGCACCCAGCTTGGGGCCTGGGAGTGGGGCTGCCCCTTGTCCCCGTCCAGATGTTCCCATACCCAGATGTTCCTGAGATGCTCAGCCCTTCCCGTTGCTACCCCTCAGGGAGCCTTCTTCCCTCTGATGGAGGCCAACACCAGCTTCCCCAACCGGGCTGTGGAGCCTCAGctgcaggaggaggagagaatggtCTACATGGCCTTCTCCGAGTTCTTCTTTGACTCTGCTATGGACAGTTATTTTCGGGCTGGCGTGCTTCGGTTGGAGCTTGTTGGGGACAAGGTGAGATGATGTGgcaggggtggggttggggaaggtGGTGCTACTTGACCCACTGATAGGTTGGGGCCAGCTTGGTGGTGGGAGGACACAGTGTGAAGGAATGACTCCAGGTGAAAGAATCTTTCTTCCTTGTGAAGtggtgagctccctgtcactggaaGTGTCCAAAAGTAAGGATGATGCCTGAGAAAATTCAGAAGCAGAGGACTGTCCTGACTAACTTCTCAAGACTAACCGACAAGTTCTTCCTTCCCCGCtccccatctctttttttctttttcttgactcaGGTGCCTAAAGACCTGGACATGGTACTGAGGGCCACTTTCTTTGGGAGCATCATCCTGTTGGTGAGAGGGATGGGAAGATGGGATTGGTTATGGATGAGGAGGGAGGATTCACTCAGAAAAGGGAGGGGACATACCATGCTTCTGGGTAAGAGTCTAAGTATACACTCCAACCCTGTGGAGTATGTGCTCCAGCTGAGGAGCTTAAGAGTGGTCCCTGAGCCCCATCTTGGGATGGAATTAAGAGCCCAgaatttggagtgagaagagCAGAGTCTGATTTAATGTGTGtctttagacaagtcatttcacttctctggccccagtttctttatctacaaaataagagGGCAGGATTAGATGATCTGTGAGCTCCCTTTCTACTCCAGAGCATAAGTATGCTTGTTCTTACCCACAGAACAGTGGGCTTTTCATGTGGGTACTTCCTCTGCCAGGGCAGATTGCAACCCCTCTTTAACTTGGCAAATGCTCTTCAAGAattgctggggctggggcagctcggtggcgcagtggataaagcaccggccctggattcaggagtacctgggttcaaatccagcctcagacacttgatacttactagctgtgtgaccatgggcaagtcacttaaccctcattgcccagcgcaaaaaaaaaaaaaaaatgctggggcCAAAAAACACTGGCACCCTGGTGATAAACCTCTCTGAAGTTAGCTAGTTTGGTCTTTGGAAAATACACACAATCTATCACTGGGCCATACGAGAAGCTTCTTTCTCTTGAGAGGACCTGACCCATAGAACCAAAGGTTACATCTACACTAGGTGCCTCCACAACCTTCCCTTTTCACTCTCTTAACTCTTCGATCTGGCTTTAGACCTCGTCATTCTGCTGAAACTGCTTGATCCATAGTGACTGATGTCCTCTTAATCACTGAATCTCTTTTTGTTACTCTTGATCTTCCTGAAACTTTGAACGctattgatcaccctcttctcctgggTACACTGTCCTTTCTAGGTTTCTGCgacactgctctctcctctttctcccatcCCAGCCCTTAGCAAGGTGTCTGGCCCTTAGTGTGCATGATAAACGCTTGTTGACCACCAGGCCTTGACAGTGATGATGCATCTCAGCTGGATAGCAAACAGCAGACACTGAATTCGGCCTTGATGATTGGTTTTCCTCCCAATGCTGTCCCCACCTTTTCCATGGCCTTCCCCAGGGGCTGCCATCCAAACAATTCTTttttaccatttcagagactacaACAAATCCACAGActctagagctgtaagggaccttagtaATCATTTAGCTccgtcattttacaaatgggaaaatgcAGACAAGAAACTTGGTGTCTTGTCTGAGGTCTCAAAGGTAGTGGCGatggccagaatttgaacccagggtgtCTGACTCCAGATGACTATGCTTCTTTCCGTTGTGCTGTGATGTCCTGCCTACTGCACCTAGGCTTAActtgtctctcctttctttgaagaGTCCAGCAGTGATAGATGCACCCCTAAAGCTGGAGCTGCAGGTCCTTGCACCCCCTCGATGCACCATTAAGCCTTCAGGCACCACCATCTCTGTGACGGCTGGCCTCATCATTGCCCTGGCGCCACCCGACCAGCCGCAAGTGCAGCTGTCCAGCATGACTATGGTTCGATGCCGAGAGGGCCAGGGGAGGGTTGCTGAGGTGAGAGATGGGAGGTGTTCTGGTCACAAACATCActgccccctcctttcctttagGATGCTCGGCTCAGTGCAAAAATGTCTCTGCGTGGAAAGGCGCTTCAGGCACAGATGGATTTACGCAGGTAATGGAAGAGAGATTGGGTGGCTGAGAGGAAGTGTGGGTGCCCAGCACAAGCCCcagcattttcttctgttttgccACAGGTTTCGTATCTATTCAAATCAGTCTGCCCTGGAGTCTCTG is drawn from Dromiciops gliroides isolate mDroGli1 chromosome 2, mDroGli1.pri, whole genome shotgun sequence and contains these coding sequences:
- the LOC122740505 gene encoding phospholipid transfer protein isoform X2; the encoded protein is MTPLWALFLALIAVAHAETPGCKIRVTSKALELVKQEGLKFLEQELETITIPDLRGSEGPFSYNISEVKVTKLQLVQSELYFQPAHDLILYISNASISLRFRRQLLYWFLYDGGFVDASAEGVSIHTALQLARDPGGRIKVSNVSCGASVSKMQAAFGGTFKKVYEFLSTFIISGMRFLLNQQICPVLHHAGLVLLNSLLDTVPVRSAVDQHVGIDYSLLSDPVTSASNLDMDFRGAFFPLMEANTSFPNRAVEPQLQEEERMVYMAFSEFFFDSAMDSYFRAGVLRLELVGDKVPKDLDMVLRATFFGSIILLSPAVIDAPLKLELQVLAPPRCTIKPSGTTISVTAGLIIALAPPDQPQVQLSSMTMDARLSAKMSLRGKALQAQMDLRRFRIYSNQSALESLALIPLQAPLKTLLQIAVMPLINDRTKHGVQIPLPEGIDFVKEVVTNQAGFLTIGADLHFTKGLREVIEKNRPAGDYGPTSSPTQSVVPTS